A single window of Myxocyprinus asiaticus isolate MX2 ecotype Aquarium Trade chromosome 48, UBuf_Myxa_2, whole genome shotgun sequence DNA harbors:
- the LOC127437661 gene encoding ras-related protein Rab-19 isoform X2 yields MQSTGEEEDDCCDFLFKIILIGDSNVGKTCMIHSFKSGVFSDNQQNTIGVDFTVRTMDIDGKRVKMQVWDTAGQERFRTITQSYYRSAHGAMIAYDLTRRPTFDSLPHWIQGVEQYGAANVIFVLIGNKCDLETQRQVLFEDACTLAERKGALAALETSAKQHHNIEEAFELMARELIVRHGGVVPQDNQSDSPSIILDTDSHPVKEREHLEKKSCDC; encoded by the exons ATGCAGTCCACAGGGGAAGAGGAAGATGACTGCTGTGACTTTCTGTTCAAAATCATCCTGATCGGTGACAGCAATGTAGGAAAGACCTGCATGATTCACAGTTTTAAGTCTGGAGTCTTTAGTGACAACCAGCAGAACACCATCGGCGTGGACTTCACCGTTCGCACCATGGACATCGATGGCAAGAGAGTAAAA ATGCAGGTGTGGGACACCGCGGGACAGGAGCGTTTCCGCACCATCACACAGAGTTATTACCGAAGTGCCCATGGCGCCATGATCGCATACGACCTGACCCGACGACCCACATTTGACTCTCTACCACACTGGATACAGGGAGTGGAACAGTACGGAGCAGCCAATGTCATCTTTGTTCTGATAG GAAATAAATGTGACCTGGAAACCCAGCGGCAGGTGCTGTTTGAAGATGCTTGCACGCTTGCGGAGCGAAAAGGAGCTCTGGCAGCGCTGGAGACCTCCGCCAAACAACATCACAACATCGAGGAGGCCTTTGAACTGATGGCACGAGAACTCATAGTGCGACACGGAGGCGTAGTCCCTCAGGACAACCAATCAGATTCACCCAGTATTATTCTGGACACTGATTCTCATCCAGTAAAAGAAAGGGAACATCTGGAGAAGAAGTCATGTGACTGCTGA
- the LOC127437661 gene encoding ras-related protein Rab-19 isoform X1, whose product MQWCRWAGNWTSQLHTQSTGEEEDDCCDFLFKIILIGDSNVGKTCMIHSFKSGVFSDNQQNTIGVDFTVRTMDIDGKRVKMQVWDTAGQERFRTITQSYYRSAHGAMIAYDLTRRPTFDSLPHWIQGVEQYGAANVIFVLIGNKCDLETQRQVLFEDACTLAERKGALAALETSAKQHHNIEEAFELMARELIVRHGGVVPQDNQSDSPSIILDTDSHPVKEREHLEKKSCDC is encoded by the exons ATGCAGTGGTGCAGGTGGGCAGGCAACTGGACGTCGCAACTTCACACGCAG TCCACAGGGGAAGAGGAAGATGACTGCTGTGACTTTCTGTTCAAAATCATCCTGATCGGTGACAGCAATGTAGGAAAGACCTGCATGATTCACAGTTTTAAGTCTGGAGTCTTTAGTGACAACCAGCAGAACACCATCGGCGTGGACTTCACCGTTCGCACCATGGACATCGATGGCAAGAGAGTAAAA ATGCAGGTGTGGGACACCGCGGGACAGGAGCGTTTCCGCACCATCACACAGAGTTATTACCGAAGTGCCCATGGCGCCATGATCGCATACGACCTGACCCGACGACCCACATTTGACTCTCTACCACACTGGATACAGGGAGTGGAACAGTACGGAGCAGCCAATGTCATCTTTGTTCTGATAG GAAATAAATGTGACCTGGAAACCCAGCGGCAGGTGCTGTTTGAAGATGCTTGCACGCTTGCGGAGCGAAAAGGAGCTCTGGCAGCGCTGGAGACCTCCGCCAAACAACATCACAACATCGAGGAGGCCTTTGAACTGATGGCACGAGAACTCATAGTGCGACACGGAGGCGTAGTCCCTCAGGACAACCAATCAGATTCACCCAGTATTATTCTGGACACTGATTCTCATCCAGTAAAAGAAAGGGAACATCTGGAGAAGAAGTCATGTGACTGCTGA